A single window of Arvicanthis niloticus isolate mArvNil1 chromosome X, mArvNil1.pat.X, whole genome shotgun sequence DNA harbors:
- the Cfp gene encoding properdin isoform X1, translated as MPAGMQAPQWLLLLLVTLPATGSDPVLCFTQYEESSGRCKGLLGRDIRVEDCCLNAVYAFQEHDGGLCQACRSPQWSAWSSWGPCSVTCSEGSQLRHRRCVGRGGQCSEKVAPGTLEWQLQACEDQPCCPEMGGWSEWGPWGPCSVTCSKGTQTRQRVCDNPAPKCGGHCPGEAQQSQACDTQKICPTHGAWASWGPWNPCSGSCFGGAQEPKETRSRSCSAPAPSHQPPGKPCSGSAYEHRGCSGLPPCPVAGGWGPWGPLSPCPVTCGLGQTLQRRTCDHPAPRHGGPFCAGDATRNHVCNTAKPCPVNGEWEAWGKWSHCSRVRMKSISCDEIPGQQSRSRNCGGRKFNGQPCTGKLQDIRHCYDIHNCVLKGSWSEWSTWGLCTPPCGPNPTRVRQRLCTPLLPKYSPTVSMVEGQGEKNVTFWGTPRPLCEALQGQKLVVEEKRPCLHVPPCEDPEKKKA; from the exons ATGCCTGCTGGAATGCAAGCCCCTCAGTGGCTTCTACTGCTACTAGTTACCCTGCCAGCCACAG GCTCAGACCCTGTGCTCTGCTTCACCCAGTATGAGGAGTCCTCTGGCAGGTGCAAAGGCCTACTTGGGAGAGACATCAGGGTGGAAGACTGCTGTCTCAATGCTGTTTATGCCTTCCAGGAGCATGATGGTGGCCTCTGTCAGGCATGCAG GTCCCCACAATGGTCAGCATGGTCCTCATGGGGGCCCTGCTCAGTTACATGTTCTGAGGGGTCCCAACTGCGACACAGGCGCTGTGTGGGCAGGGGTGGGCAGTGCTCTGAGAAGGTGGCTCCTGGAACTCTTGAGTGGCAGCTACAGGCCTGTGAGGACCAGCCATGTTGTCCAG AGATGGGTGGCTGGTCTGAGTGGGGACCCTGGGGGCCTTGCTCTGTCACCTGCTCCAAAGGAACCCAGACCCGTCAACGAGTGTGTGATAATCCTGCTCCTAAGTGTGGGGGCCACTGCCCAGGAGAGGCCCAGCAATCACAGGCCTGTGACACTCAGAAGATCTGCCCCA CACATGGGGCTTGGGCATCCTGGGGCCCCTGGAACCCCTGCTCAGGATCCTGCTTTGGTGGAGCTCAAGAACCTAAGGAGACACGAAGCCGCTCATGTTCTGCACCAGCCCCTTCACACCAGCCCCCTGGGAAGCCCTGCTCAGGATCAGCCTATGAGCATCGGGGCTGCAGTGGCCTACCACCTTGCCCAG TGGCTGGTGGCTGGGGGCCATGGGGTCCTTTGAGCCCCTGCCCTGTGACTTGTGGCCTGGGCCAGACCCTACAACGACGGACATGTGATCACCCTGCACCCCGTCATGGGGGCCCCTTTTGTGCTGGTGATGCCACTCGGAACCACGTCTGTAACACAGCCAAACCTTGCCCCG TAAATGGGGAGTGGGAGGCCTGGGGAAAATGGAGTCACTGCAGCCGTGTGAGAATGAAGTCCATCAGCTGTGATGAAATCCCAGGCCAACAGTCACGTTCAAGGAACTGTGGTGGCCGAAAATTTAATGGGCAGCCATGTACTGGGAAGCTCCAGGATATTCGACACTGCTATGACATCCATAACTGTGTCT TGAAAGGTTCATGGTCAGAGTGGAGTACCTGGGGTCTGTGCACACCACCATGTGGACCCAACCCCACCCGTGTCCGCCAGCGCCTCTGCACACCTTTGCTCCCCAAGTACTC GCCTACAGTTTCCATGGTTGAAGGTCAGGGTGAGAAGAATGTTACCTTCTGGGGGACCCCACGGCCACTGTGCGAGGCGCTACAGGGGCAGAAGCTGGTGGTGGAAGAGAAACGGCCATGTCTACATGTGCCTCCCTGCGAAGacccagaaaagaagaaagcctaa
- the Elk1 gene encoding ETS domain-containing protein Elk-1, with translation MDPSVTLWQFLLQLLREQGNGHIISWTSRDGGEFKLVDAEEVARLWGLRKNKTNMNYDKLSRALRYYYDKNIIRKVSGQKFVYKFVSYPEVAGCSTEDCPPQPEVSVTSAIAMAPATVHAGLGDTATGKPGTPKGAGMTGQGGLARSSRNEYMRSGLYSTFTIQSLQPQPQPPLHPRPASVLPNTTPAGVPAPASGSRSTSPNPLEACLEAEEAGLPLQVILTPPEGPNQKSEELSLDPGFGRPQPPEVKVEGPKEELEAGRVGGFSPEPVKAEPEVSPSEGLLARLPAILTENTAQVCGLSTSTTEITQPQKGRKPRDLELPLSPSLLGGPGPERTPGSGTSSGLQAPGPALTPSLLPTHTLTPVLLTPSSLPPSIHFWSTLSPIAPRSPAKLSFQFPSSGSAQVHIPSISVDGLSTPVVLSPGPQKP, from the exons ATGGACCCATCTGTGACACTGTGGCAGTTTCTGCTGCAGCTTCTGAGAGAACAAGGTAATGGCCACATCATCTCCTGGACCTCACGGGATGGTGGTGAGTTCAAGTTGGTGGATGCAGAGGAGGTGGCCCGGCTATGGGGACTGCGCAAGAACAAGACCAACATGAATTATGACAAGCTTAGCCGGGCCTTGCGCTACTACTATGATAAG AATATCATCCGAAAGGTGAGCGGCCAGAAGTTTGTCTACAAGTTTGTGTCCTACCCAGAGGTTGCAGGGTGCTCCACTGAAGACTGCCCACCCCAGCCTGAGGTGTCTGTAACCTCAGCCATAGCAATGGCCCCTGCTACTGTCCATGCAGGCCTAGGGGACACTGCCACTGGAAAGCCAGGAACACCAAAGGGTGCAGGAATGACAGGCCAAGGTGGCTTGGCACGAAGCAGCCGGAATGAATACATGCGCTCGGGCCTCTATTCTACCTTCACAATACAGTCTctgcagccacagccacagccacccCTTCATCCTCGGCCTGCCTCGGTACTTCCCAACACTACCCCTGCAGGGGTACCAGCACCTGCCTCAGGGAGCAGGAGCACCAGTCCAAACCCCTTAGAAGCCTGCTTGGAGGCAGAAGAGGCTGGTCTGCCCCTGCAG GTTATCCTAACCCCACCAGAGGGCCCAAACCAGAAGTCTGAAGAGTTGAGTCTGGACCCAGGTTTTGGCCGTCCACAGCCCCCAGAAGTCAAAGTGGAAGGGCCTAAGGAAGAATTGGAAGCTGGAAGGGTTGGAGGCTTCAGTCCAGAACCTGTCAAAGCTGAACCAGAAGTCTCACCCTCAGAAGGCCTGCTGGCTCGACTCCCAGCCATCCTAACAGAGAATACAGCACAGGTGTGTGGCCTCTCCACTTCCACCACTGAGATCACCCAACCCCAGAAGGGCCGGAAGCCCCGGGACCTGGAACTTCCACTTAGCCCAAGCCTGCTGGGTGGCCCAGGACCCGAACGGACTCCAGGATCAGGAACAAGCTCTGGTCTTCAGGCACCGGGGCCAGCACTAACGCCATCCCTGCTCCCCACACATACCTTG ACCCCGGTGCTGCTGACACCCAGCTCGCTGCCCCCCAGCATCCATTTTTGGAGCACTCTGAGTCCAATTGCACCCCGTAGTCCAGCCAAGCTCTCCTTCCAG TTTCCGTCCAGTGGCAGCGCACAGGTGCACATCCCTTCCATCAGCGTGGATGGCCTCTCAACCCCCGTGGTGCTCTCCCCAGGGCCCCAGAagccatga
- the Cfp gene encoding properdin isoform X2: MSSQTKPSPRLCEECINIVFKMPAGMQAPQWLLLLLVTLPATGSDPVLCFTQYEESSGRCKGLLGRDIRVEDCCLNAVYAFQEHDGGLCQACRSPQWSAWSSWGPCSVTCSEGSQLRHRRCVGRGGQCSEKVAPGTLEWQLQACEDQPCCPEMGGWSEWGPWGPCSVTCSKGTQTRQRVCDNPAPKCGGHCPGEAQQSQACDTQKICPTHGAWASWGPWNPCSGSCFGGAQEPKETRSRSCSAPAPSHQPPGKPCSGSAYEHRGCSGLPPCPVAGGWGPWGPLSPCPVTCGLGQTLQRRTCDHPAPRHGGPFCAGDATRNHVCNTAKPCPVNGEWEAWGKWSHCSRVRMKSISCDEIPGQQSRSRNCGGRKFNGQPCTGKLQDIRHCYDIHNCVLKGSWSEWSTWGLCTPPCGPNPTRVRQRLCTPLLPKYSPTVSMVEGQGEKNVTFWGTPRPLCEALQGQKLVVEEKRPCLHVPPCEDPEKKKA; the protein is encoded by the exons AT GTCATCCCAGACAAAGCCAAGCCCTCGTCTCTGTGAGGAGTGTATAAACATAGTGTTCAAAATGCCTGCTGGAATGCAAGCCCCTCAGTGGCTTCTACTGCTACTAGTTACCCTGCCAGCCACAG GCTCAGACCCTGTGCTCTGCTTCACCCAGTATGAGGAGTCCTCTGGCAGGTGCAAAGGCCTACTTGGGAGAGACATCAGGGTGGAAGACTGCTGTCTCAATGCTGTTTATGCCTTCCAGGAGCATGATGGTGGCCTCTGTCAGGCATGCAG GTCCCCACAATGGTCAGCATGGTCCTCATGGGGGCCCTGCTCAGTTACATGTTCTGAGGGGTCCCAACTGCGACACAGGCGCTGTGTGGGCAGGGGTGGGCAGTGCTCTGAGAAGGTGGCTCCTGGAACTCTTGAGTGGCAGCTACAGGCCTGTGAGGACCAGCCATGTTGTCCAG AGATGGGTGGCTGGTCTGAGTGGGGACCCTGGGGGCCTTGCTCTGTCACCTGCTCCAAAGGAACCCAGACCCGTCAACGAGTGTGTGATAATCCTGCTCCTAAGTGTGGGGGCCACTGCCCAGGAGAGGCCCAGCAATCACAGGCCTGTGACACTCAGAAGATCTGCCCCA CACATGGGGCTTGGGCATCCTGGGGCCCCTGGAACCCCTGCTCAGGATCCTGCTTTGGTGGAGCTCAAGAACCTAAGGAGACACGAAGCCGCTCATGTTCTGCACCAGCCCCTTCACACCAGCCCCCTGGGAAGCCCTGCTCAGGATCAGCCTATGAGCATCGGGGCTGCAGTGGCCTACCACCTTGCCCAG TGGCTGGTGGCTGGGGGCCATGGGGTCCTTTGAGCCCCTGCCCTGTGACTTGTGGCCTGGGCCAGACCCTACAACGACGGACATGTGATCACCCTGCACCCCGTCATGGGGGCCCCTTTTGTGCTGGTGATGCCACTCGGAACCACGTCTGTAACACAGCCAAACCTTGCCCCG TAAATGGGGAGTGGGAGGCCTGGGGAAAATGGAGTCACTGCAGCCGTGTGAGAATGAAGTCCATCAGCTGTGATGAAATCCCAGGCCAACAGTCACGTTCAAGGAACTGTGGTGGCCGAAAATTTAATGGGCAGCCATGTACTGGGAAGCTCCAGGATATTCGACACTGCTATGACATCCATAACTGTGTCT TGAAAGGTTCATGGTCAGAGTGGAGTACCTGGGGTCTGTGCACACCACCATGTGGACCCAACCCCACCCGTGTCCGCCAGCGCCTCTGCACACCTTTGCTCCCCAAGTACTC GCCTACAGTTTCCATGGTTGAAGGTCAGGGTGAGAAGAATGTTACCTTCTGGGGGACCCCACGGCCACTGTGCGAGGCGCTACAGGGGCAGAAGCTGGTGGTGGAAGAGAAACGGCCATGTCTACATGTGCCTCCCTGCGAAGacccagaaaagaagaaagcctaa